AACAGGCATAGAGTTTACCGGCCAATCAAACGAAGAACGGCAGCACACACGGAGGTGAATGGCAATGGCCCTTACGAAAGATGAACTGATAGACGAAATCAAGGGACTGTCGGTCTTGGAACTGGCAGACCTGGTCAAGGCTCTCGAAGAGGAATTCGGCGTCAGCGCCGCGGCCCCGGTCCAGATGGCCACAGTCGCCGGTGTTGCTGGCACTGCTGAAGCCGCCGCCGATGTCGAAGAGCAGACTGAGTTCAACGTAACTCTCCAGGAGATCGGCCCGAACAAGATCCAGGTCATCAAGGCTGTCCGCGAGGTCACCACTCTGGGACTCAAGGAAGCCAAGGACTTGGTCGAGAGCGCGCCCGCCGCGGTCAAGGAAGCCATTCCGAAAGAGGAAGCCGACTCCCTTAAGGACAAGCTTGAAGAGGCAGGAGCTGTCGTAGAAGTCGGCTAAGCTCCGACCTACCCAGATAGCGAACAAGAGGCCCGCGCTGATTCAGTGCGGGCCTCTTTGCTTAAATGCAGGTTCGCAGGTCCCTAACAGTAACTACGCGAGATACGGAATCGTCTGAGGCCCCTCTGGGATCACACATAGTCGCGAGTCCGGCCCCGCGGCATCCAGCCTATCGTGTGTGGCTCTCTCGACGTCATCCACCGGCTCCAGATGTGCCTGCCTAATCCCTTCATCGCCCAGGTAGCCGGTCTTGATCAGCACACTTGCCCTCATCTGAATCTGGGCCTGTATCTGTACCTGCCACTGGTCGTGGACGTTGTGACCGTCCCCGCAGATCATCTCAAGTAGCTCTTCAGGGCTGGACCTTGACCTCAATAGCCTGCTGTACTCGCCGTGTTCTGGAACACCGTCCGAGCACTCCGCGGCGCAGATTATCGTTCCCCCAGTCTTGATGACCTGGGCCGCCGCCGACATGCCCTTCACAGACTGGTACAGGTTCATGTCTAGCGGGTAACCGCTGTTGGTTGTCACGACGACGTCGAACGGCTCTTCAACCTGCTGCATGGCCACCGACTTCGCGAACCGACTGGCGGCACGATGGGCCGTTGGCGGGTCTCCGGCGTAGACGCTCGTAACTTGGTGGTCCCGGTTCAGTGTGACCTCTACAGTAAAGTCCACTCCCGTCTGTTCAGCGATCTCTCTAATCGCGTCATGGATTGGATTACCTACCGTCACGCCCCAGGTGGCATTTGTATGCCCAATCATCTCTGCATTGTGCAGCATCATCGTCGTCTGAAAGGCTGCCAGCCCAGGTGCGACCATCTTGGGTCCACCCGAGAATCCCGCAAAGAAGTGAGGCTCGACGAACCCCAGAGTCACCCTGACGTCAGCCTCTGTCCAGAGCCGATTGAGCAGGATCGGGATGCCTCCAGATGTTTCGCCCAAATGCACGACAGCTGACGAGTCAAAAGCGTCATGATTCACGACGGTATATCGTTCGACGACCTGAGACCCAAGCATGTCCCTGAGTTCGTTGCACGTGTTCGGTCTGTGCGTTCCTGTTGCGACGAGAATAACTATGTTCTCGTCAGGGACGTGTCTCAACTCCTCCAGTACCACGGGCAGTACGGTACTGGTAGGCATAGGGCGCGTGATATCGCACACAGATATGGCGACAATGTCATTTGGTCCAGCTAATCGGCGAAGTGGAGAGGCGCCTCCCACCGGGTCTCTGACTGCCGTCCTTAGCGCACCGTACTGGTCAGGCAGTCCAGGGAGGTACTGAGGCTGAACGACGGTTGTGCGATGCTCGGGGACATCTATGACCAGGCCGTCCTTCCCGTAAGCCAGCCTTACTCTCAACGTGCCAGCTCGGCCCAGACTGTCCAGGCCTCACGCTCGTAGGGCAGCCCCCTGCGATCGATTCTCATTCGCGGCTGCCTCACTGTGCGTCGAGGCGACTGCTTCCTTACCCAGCCGTCAGGCCCTTCCAGCGTCGACTCGACCGTCGTCAGACCATCAATGTAGTAGTGCATTGGAATGACGATCCTTGGATCTAGCGTGTCGACCAACGCATCGACCTCATCGAATGTCAGAAGATGACACGAGTCATCGGCGGGTGTCATCAGCACGTCCACCTTGCCCAGTTCACGGGTTACATCGTCTGGAATGTCGTGCCTGTTGTCGCCAACATGGCAATACCGGACGCCCTCATGCTCAACGATAAAGATAATGTTGGCCATTCCAGCCCGTCCCGACGAACCAGAGTGAAGATCGCGAACGCCTGTAACGGTCGTATTACCCACTTGGCGCGCTCCTGCATCCGCCAACACTGATGTACCACCCGGGAGCGCTTCAACAGCGTTGTGATCGAAGTGGTCGTGAGTTACGGCGACTAGGTCGACCTCAATAGAAGGGAATGACTTCAAGAACCAGTAGTTCTCTTCGTCGTTTCCGAACGGGTCTATAAGCAACTTCTCGCCGGACAAGTCCTCAAACAGGAAGGCGGAGTGTCCCAGGTACGTGACCGACATCAGCTACCTGTCCTTCCGGAGCAGGGTCTCACACAAGTGGGCCGCATCGACCAGGTCCGGAATCGTGACGTACTCGCGGACGGTGTGCATCCCATGATCGGCCATGCCAACGACGACCGCGCTTATCTCGTTCAACCTGAACACGTTCCCGTCCGTGCCCCCTCCTGAAGGTTGGAGCGTCGGAGTGAGGCCTAGTGATTCCAGCGCTCCCTTCACTCGGTGCAGTGCGGGGTCGTCCTCTTCAAGGTTGTAAGCGACGAATTCGGTGTGAAGATGGCAGTCGATCTCGGCTTCCGGGAACATATCCCTTACGTCGTTGACGGCTTCGTCGACCTGTATGCGAATGCTGTCCAGCGACTCTATGTTCCGGCTGCGAAACTCCCCATGAACGGTTGTCGACTCGGGTACCGCATTTCGCACGGTCCCGCCCTCGATGGTGCCGACGTTGAACGTCGTCTCATCGTCGATCCTGCCCTGCGGCAGTCGCGTGATTAGCTCTGCGGCGATACGAATTGCGGACAGTCCCTTTTCGGGCTCCACACCTGCATGGGCGGCTCGCCCCGTGATCTCGATGTCAAGTCCGATGTATTCAGGACTGGAGGACGTAATCTGGCTGGGCGGGCCCTCTCCGTCAAAAACGATCGCCTCCTTGCCGCTGAGCAGAGAGAAGTCCAGGTTCCGCGCACCAACAAGGCCGATCTCCTCTTCACGCGTAAACGCGACCTCGACAGCGTTGTATTCGACGTTGTCCTCCAATATCGATTCCAGCGCCTCAATTATCGCTGCGACACCTGCCTTGCAATCACCCCCCAGGATGGTTGTCCCGTCCGTGTAGATTCTATCGCCGTCGACCAGCGGTTGAATTCCTCGTCCCGGCTCAACCGTGTCCATGTGGGCGGATAGGATTATGGGATCTTCGCGACCATCGTTGGCGACGACGTTGCCGTAGTCGTCTCTCTCGACGTTGAAACCGTAGCCCTCAAGCCTGGCAATGAGATATTGAGCCATGGCCTCTTCTTCTCCTGAAGGGCTGTC
This window of the Dehalococcoidia bacterium genome carries:
- a CDS encoding MBL fold metallo-hydrolase; this translates as MSVTYLGHSAFLFEDLSGEKLLIDPFGNDEENYWFLKSFPSIEVDLVAVTHDHFDHNAVEALPGGTSVLADAGARQVGNTTVTGVRDLHSGSSGRAGMANIIFIVEHEGVRYCHVGDNRHDIPDDVTRELGKVDVLMTPADDSCHLLTFDEVDALVDTLDPRIVIPMHYYIDGLTTVESTLEGPDGWVRKQSPRRTVRQPRMRIDRRGLPYEREAWTVWAELAR
- the larA gene encoding nickel-dependent lactate racemase; translation: MRVRLAYGKDGLVIDVPEHRTTVVQPQYLPGLPDQYGALRTAVRDPVGGASPLRRLAGPNDIVAISVCDITRPMPTSTVLPVVLEELRHVPDENIVILVATGTHRPNTCNELRDMLGSQVVERYTVVNHDAFDSSAVVHLGETSGGIPILLNRLWTEADVRVTLGFVEPHFFAGFSGGPKMVAPGLAAFQTTMMLHNAEMIGHTNATWGVTVGNPIHDAIREIAEQTGVDFTVEVTLNRDHQVTSVYAGDPPTAHRAASRFAKSVAMQQVEEPFDVVVTTNSGYPLDMNLYQSVKGMSAAAQVIKTGGTIICAAECSDGVPEHGEYSRLLRSRSSPEELLEMICGDGHNVHDQWQVQIQAQIQMRASVLIKTGYLGDEGIRQAHLEPVDDVERATHDRLDAAGPDSRLCVIPEGPQTIPYLA
- the rplL gene encoding 50S ribosomal protein L7/L12, translated to MALTKDELIDEIKGLSVLELADLVKALEEEFGVSAAAPVQMATVAGVAGTAEAAADVEEQTEFNVTLQEIGPNKIQVIKAVREVTTLGLKEAKDLVESAPAAVKEAIPKEEADSLKDKLEEAGAVVEVG
- a CDS encoding M20/M25/M40 family metallo-hydrolase, yielding MAQYLIARLEGYGFNVERDDYGNVVANDGREDPIILSAHMDTVEPGRGIQPLVDGDRIYTDGTTILGGDCKAGVAAIIEALESILEDNVEYNAVEVAFTREEEIGLVGARNLDFSLLSGKEAIVFDGEGPPSQITSSSPEYIGLDIEITGRAAHAGVEPEKGLSAIRIAAELITRLPQGRIDDETTFNVGTIEGGTVRNAVPESTTVHGEFRSRNIESLDSIRIQVDEAVNDVRDMFPEAEIDCHLHTEFVAYNLEEDDPALHRVKGALESLGLTPTLQPSGGGTDGNVFRLNEISAVVVGMADHGMHTVREYVTIPDLVDAAHLCETLLRKDR